One Candidatus Nitrososphaera evergladensis SR1 genomic window carries:
- a CDS encoding UDP-N-acetylglucosamine 2-epimerase, whose product MNNKTKEDTELDVSRDMLPIKISGSLSSVFEHAKKQRSPILAVVTGTKPDFYKQAPLMVEAAKENVPSFVINTGQHFDDVLGFGMHEFSLNDFVGCNLQIRGDLMEKASELILKFGYFGRYCRKNFRHNESMLPIVHGDTLVAGIAPLAWVFGMGQKVGQNEAGLRSMGPEMMKHLSPAKEPTKKTVRDLVHSQFDGRRWFLAREEPFPEQIDTWICSAGTQFFFAPTQLNKDHLVREGYPEEFVHVVGNSVVDAIHQKRRERPSQSIFDAYPQLEKGEWIRMDIHRRENLTERRFTSIIGGLVDIIERTDNKIVLVMLNATVSALKQYGLEKKLQDLAEDHKDRFLMTPLWKEYAHVIEFLDSGRCWAEMTDSGSMQEELLYFPKVTSLTVRLNTDRPETVFDAKSNILVPPLNRAWLSLMAKEAHEKGEGLGMRLGKKKQIYGRPGQVSKKIIRIIKKEFENGDANFYPWLHQRLGLWKEKQSISYM is encoded by the coding sequence TTGAACAACAAGACAAAAGAAGACACAGAGCTTGACGTATCGCGGGACATGCTCCCGATAAAAATCTCTGGAAGTTTGTCATCAGTGTTTGAGCACGCAAAAAAGCAGAGGAGCCCGATACTTGCCGTCGTGACTGGGACAAAGCCAGACTTTTACAAGCAGGCTCCCCTGATGGTGGAGGCGGCGAAGGAAAACGTGCCGTCCTTTGTGATAAACACGGGCCAGCACTTTGACGACGTGCTCGGCTTTGGGATGCACGAGTTTAGCCTTAACGACTTTGTAGGGTGCAATCTGCAGATACGGGGCGACCTGATGGAAAAGGCAAGCGAACTGATACTGAAATTTGGCTACTTTGGCCGGTACTGCCGCAAGAACTTTCGCCACAACGAGTCGATGCTTCCAATAGTGCACGGCGACACGCTCGTTGCAGGCATCGCGCCGCTTGCGTGGGTGTTTGGCATGGGCCAGAAGGTGGGTCAGAACGAGGCCGGCCTGCGCTCCATGGGGCCGGAGATGATGAAGCACCTCTCGCCGGCAAAAGAGCCGACAAAAAAGACGGTGCGCGACCTTGTCCACAGCCAGTTTGATGGCAGAAGGTGGTTCCTTGCAAGGGAAGAGCCTTTTCCAGAGCAGATAGACACGTGGATATGCTCCGCCGGCACGCAGTTCTTTTTTGCGCCAACGCAGCTCAACAAGGACCACCTAGTCAGGGAAGGATACCCGGAAGAGTTTGTGCACGTGGTGGGAAACTCTGTGGTTGATGCGATACACCAAAAGCGCAGGGAACGCCCAAGCCAGAGCATCTTTGACGCGTACCCGCAGCTGGAAAAGGGCGAGTGGATAAGGATGGACATACACAGGCGGGAGAACCTGACAGAGCGACGCTTTACATCAATAATCGGCGGGCTTGTAGACATTATCGAGCGCACGGACAACAAAATAGTCTTGGTGATGCTGAACGCGACGGTTTCTGCGCTAAAGCAGTACGGCCTTGAAAAGAAACTGCAGGACCTTGCAGAGGATCACAAGGACAGGTTCCTGATGACACCCTTGTGGAAAGAGTACGCGCACGTAATAGAATTCCTTGACAGCGGCCGCTGCTGGGCTGAGATGACAGACTCGGGCTCGATGCAGGAAGAACTGCTTTATTTCCCAAAGGTGACGTCGCTTACCGTCAGGCTGAACACGGACAGGCCGGAGACTGTTTTTGACGCCAAGAGCAACATCTTGGTGCCTCCGCTCAACCGTGCGTGGCTGTCGCTGATGGCAAAGGAGGCTCATGAAAAGGGCGAGGGCCTTGGCATGCGGCTTGGAAAGAAAAAACAGATCTACGGCAGGCCGGGGCAGGTGTCAAAAAAGATAATCCGGATAATCAAAAAAGAGTTTGAAAATGGCGACGCCAACTTTTACCCGTGGCTCCACCAGCGCCTTGGGCTGTGGAAGGAAAAGCAGAGCATCAGCTATATGTGA
- a CDS encoding LPXTG cell wall anchor domain-containing protein — MFGEGGLAAAAALAVLPAGSVKDETTFFILIGLLAALIGVALYMRHKRNSEPDYDPATE, encoded by the coding sequence ATGTTTGGAGAAGGAGGGCTTGCAGCTGCTGCAGCGCTTGCAGTACTACCTGCAGGAAGCGTCAAAGACGAGACCACGTTTTTCATACTCATCGGCCTGCTTGCAGCCCTCATTGGAGTCGCACTGTACATGCGCCACAAGAGAAACAGCGAGCCCGATTACGATCCTGCTACAGAGTAA
- a CDS encoding DUF4921 family protein: MRELRKDYVLDRFVLVPNNTSSSTSAAERGGDEKRDGVDDDDKCPYCPGNESMTSPALLALVVKDGMLQRLSDSEDSIIDDWSVRVFESKNPVVTTTAAASYSDKPLYSEPAYGYHQVVVATPDHKQSLPQMSVEQWGNVLVVIQDRVRWLYTQKSVTYVSIYVNSGAGAGAQSPHPHLNIVTFSSIPPAIELEAEGSHRFMNENGSCPACNMISVESSGPRQVLATDSFLAFCPWAPTYPYEFWIYPKRHITSFSKITQKEINDLALMMRATLGGMSKALKDAPFNMVFHLSPEKKNSRQIHWHIEVYPQLTTWSGLERGFGVYVNNVKPEKAAEILGSACRKELAGLVGIT; encoded by the coding sequence ATGAGGGAGCTGCGCAAAGACTATGTTCTGGACAGGTTTGTCCTTGTTCCTAATAACACTTCTTCTTCTACTTCTGCCGCAGAACGGGGAGGAGATGAAAAGCGTGATGGTGTTGATGACGACGACAAGTGCCCCTATTGCCCCGGCAACGAGTCAATGACCTCGCCGGCGCTCCTTGCGCTTGTCGTAAAGGATGGCATGCTGCAGCGCCTGTCAGACAGCGAGGACAGCATAATCGACGACTGGTCGGTCAGGGTGTTTGAAAGCAAGAACCCTGTCGTCACGACGACAGCGGCCGCCAGCTATAGCGACAAGCCCCTGTACAGCGAGCCGGCCTACGGCTACCACCAGGTCGTAGTCGCGACGCCTGACCACAAGCAGAGCCTGCCCCAGATGTCAGTCGAGCAGTGGGGCAACGTCCTTGTCGTCATCCAGGACCGCGTCAGGTGGCTGTACACGCAAAAAAGCGTGACGTACGTCTCGATATACGTCAACAGCGGGGCCGGCGCTGGCGCGCAGTCGCCTCACCCCCACCTGAACATCGTCACCTTTTCCTCTATTCCACCTGCAATAGAGCTTGAAGCCGAAGGCTCGCACAGGTTCATGAACGAAAATGGCAGCTGCCCTGCGTGCAACATGATATCCGTCGAGTCCAGCGGGCCCCGCCAGGTGCTTGCCACGGACAGCTTTCTTGCCTTCTGCCCCTGGGCGCCGACGTACCCGTACGAGTTCTGGATATACCCAAAGAGGCACATCACGTCATTTTCAAAGATAACGCAGAAGGAGATAAACGACCTTGCGCTGATGATGCGCGCAACCCTCGGCGGCATGTCAAAGGCGCTAAAGGACGCGCCGTTTAACATGGTCTTCCACCTGTCGCCAGAGAAAAAGAACAGCCGCCAGATCCACTGGCACATTGAAGTCTACCCGCAGCTAACGACGTGGTCGGGTCTTGAGCGGGGCTTTGGCGTCTATGTCAACAACGTCAAGCCGGAAAAAGCAGCCGAGATCCTCGGCTCTGCGTGCCGAAAAGAGCTTGCCGGCCTCGTCGGCATCACCTAG
- a CDS encoding putative sugar nucleotidyl transferase yields MPSIALFEDHHWRNFSPLTLTKATFDLKVGARTFFEECTYAGNAPDALLVRRHLEKVTAERHDGCKVNDPGAFDADTIFVNGLLHPATLDLPRLSRVSHTFAITSANRLLVARLSKKSAEYLQKCVEAGKPASIKALAVEKSTDTQSAEGLLSEPWDLTRLLENALAMQTVAAEQQQSSETMQGIKVLGQNAVVTEGAAIEEGTVLDARNGGIYIGPGAYISQSRIVGPAYIGSQTQVKQFSIIEKSYVGRNCRVAGEIEHSIVSDYTNKAHDGFLGHSYVGEWVNLGAMTTTSDLKMTYGNIRIEGRNTGLDKLGSFFADMSKTSIGTLIYSGRRIGVSSHLHGLVSGDVPSFTIYGKGIGAKNVELELASAIETQRKVMPRRGQQMSKAYEQMIKDVFLSTAQERKKAGVRRAKFAI; encoded by the coding sequence ATGCCATCGATTGCGCTCTTTGAAGACCACCATTGGCGCAACTTTTCGCCGCTTACGCTCACGAAGGCGACCTTTGACCTCAAGGTGGGCGCCAGGACGTTTTTTGAAGAGTGCACCTATGCAGGCAACGCGCCTGACGCGCTGCTCGTGCGCAGGCACCTTGAAAAAGTCACGGCCGAACGACACGACGGCTGCAAGGTCAATGACCCTGGCGCCTTTGATGCCGACACCATCTTTGTAAACGGGCTTCTCCACCCGGCAACACTTGACCTGCCACGTCTGTCAAGGGTAAGCCACACTTTTGCCATAACTTCTGCAAACAGGCTTTTGGTGGCGCGCCTGTCAAAAAAATCTGCAGAGTACCTGCAAAAATGCGTCGAGGCCGGCAAGCCCGCCAGCATCAAGGCACTTGCGGTTGAAAAATCCACGGACACGCAGAGCGCAGAAGGGTTGCTGTCAGAGCCGTGGGACCTGACAAGGTTGCTTGAAAACGCGCTTGCCATGCAAACGGTGGCAGCAGAGCAACAGCAGTCAAGCGAAACAATGCAGGGCATAAAAGTACTCGGGCAAAACGCGGTGGTGACAGAAGGTGCCGCAATAGAAGAAGGCACGGTTCTTGACGCAAGGAACGGCGGCATCTACATCGGCCCGGGCGCGTACATTTCCCAGAGCAGAATAGTGGGCCCGGCGTACATCGGCTCGCAGACGCAGGTAAAGCAGTTTTCAATAATAGAGAAAAGCTACGTCGGGAGGAACTGCCGCGTCGCCGGCGAGATAGAGCATTCCATAGTTTCCGATTATACTAACAAGGCCCACGACGGGTTTTTGGGCCATTCGTACGTCGGCGAATGGGTCAACCTCGGCGCCATGACTACCACGTCAGACCTAAAGATGACGTATGGCAACATACGGATTGAAGGTCGCAATACTGGCCTTGACAAGCTGGGCTCGTTCTTTGCGGACATGAGCAAGACGTCCATCGGCACCCTCATTTACAGTGGCCGCAGGATCGGAGTGTCATCGCACCTGCATGGCCTTGTTTCAGGCGACGTGCCGTCGTTTACGATATATGGCAAGGGCATCGGCGCAAAAAACGTCGAGCTTGAACTTGCGTCGGCGATAGAAACACAGAGGAAGGTGATGCCAAGGCGCGGCCAGCAGATGAGCAAGGCGTACGAGCAGATGATAAAAGACGTGTTCCTTTCTACCGCGCAGGAAAGGAAGAAGGCAGGTGTGCGCAGGGCCAAGTTTGCAATTTAA
- a CDS encoding zinc finger domain-containing protein, with protein sequence MELSCRFCGKIVVDEAGNRTEDFGLVQRGTYICARCAKALEFALGD encoded by the coding sequence TTGGAGCTTTCATGCCGGTTCTGCGGCAAAATAGTCGTGGACGAAGCGGGCAACAGGACAGAGGATTTCGGGCTAGTACAGCGCGGAACGTACATCTGCGCACGCTGCGCCAAGGCGCTTGAATTCGCGCTGGGAGATTAG
- a CDS encoding SHOCT domain-containing protein, with the protein MSNQESIRTRRIVAGALIGLTAIVVAVSIAAPFFAARQSGAFYSYYYYPYHHPFFFPFHFGWFGGIGILLPILVILLIAGWLLWPSRRYQSEDLRQHSDNAASILRERYAKGEITREQFESMMRDLKQAS; encoded by the coding sequence ATGAGCAACCAGGAATCAATTCGAACTAGACGGATCGTGGCTGGGGCTCTAATAGGATTGACGGCTATTGTAGTAGCAGTATCGATAGCGGCTCCTTTCTTTGCTGCCCGGCAGTCGGGCGCTTTCTATTCCTATTATTATTATCCTTATCATCATCCATTCTTCTTCCCGTTCCATTTCGGTTGGTTTGGCGGAATAGGCATCCTGCTTCCGATTCTTGTGATCCTTCTGATCGCAGGGTGGCTGCTCTGGCCTTCGAGAAGGTACCAGTCAGAAGATCTACGTCAACACAGTGACAATGCCGCATCTATCCTCAGAGAAAGATACGCCAAGGGCGAGATCACAAGAGAGCAGTTCGAAAGCATGATGCGGGATCTGAAGCAGGCAAGCTGA
- a CDS encoding nucleotidyltransferase family protein — MKAVILAGGLGTRLQPYTFFIPKPMLPLGNKPLLEYTIEWLRNAGGIKEIVICVSYLHRTIEDYFEDGSRFNVNIDYARAERPLATAGQLKTAEKMLADDTFVCVYGDSVYEFNLRKMLKMHKESNAFISMALMHYSTKLKYGFIDVEGNDITGWREKPEISGLINIGCYVMEPSFLKAIPKAGAFGMDDAVRNALAQKKKVKAFEVDGSGFIDIGDKKSYLDAYKQFASRLGKI, encoded by the coding sequence ATGAAAGCAGTCATTCTTGCAGGCGGCCTTGGAACGAGGCTCCAGCCGTACACGTTCTTTATACCCAAGCCGATGCTCCCACTTGGCAACAAGCCGCTCCTCGAATACACCATAGAGTGGCTAAGAAACGCCGGCGGCATCAAAGAGATCGTGATCTGCGTCAGCTACCTCCATCGGACAATCGAGGATTACTTTGAGGACGGGAGCAGGTTCAACGTCAACATAGACTATGCCCGCGCAGAGAGACCCCTTGCAACAGCGGGGCAGCTGAAAACCGCGGAAAAGATGCTTGCCGACGACACGTTTGTCTGCGTCTATGGCGACTCGGTATACGAGTTCAACCTGCGCAAGATGCTTAAAATGCACAAGGAAAGCAACGCGTTTATTTCGATGGCGCTCATGCACTACTCGACAAAGCTAAAGTACGGCTTTATCGACGTCGAGGGAAACGACATAACCGGCTGGCGCGAAAAGCCCGAGATAAGCGGCCTCATCAACATAGGATGCTACGTCATGGAACCGAGCTTTCTAAAGGCGATACCAAAGGCGGGCGCGTTTGGCATGGACGACGCTGTCAGAAACGCCCTTGCGCAGAAAAAGAAGGTCAAGGCTTTTGAGGTAGACGGCTCGGGGTTCATTGACATTGGCGACAAGAAATCGTACCTTGACGCGTACAAGCAGTTTGCAAGCAGGCTGGGCAAGATATAA
- the thiD gene encoding bifunctional hydroxymethylpyrimidine kinase/phosphomethylpyrimidine kinase, which translates to MTTTKVALSIAGSDSGAGAGIQADLKTFSALGVYGCTAITALTAQNTEKVAKIHEVPADIVEAQVTSIMADMPPAVIKVGMVYSRQVIDAVAKPLRKAKAPIVLDPILAAGTGAKLLKDDALDSFVSRLIPLATLVTPNRMEAEKLSGVTIRNEGGDGIEAAKKLKALGARNVIVKGGHFGKKTVTDILLLDDNKVVEITNPRVDIKESHGSGCNFSAAVTAYLARGMALEEACRMANEYVHDAIKNAVAVGRGLPVTNPLSSIYKDAMRHRVLAELQAAVDRLVSLDGLYRLIPETQTNFAYALPDAANHSEVAAVRGRMARAGNAVVQVSRVEFGASRHMASAVLAYMSIRPATRAVANIRFGQEVLAACKTLFKEQVSSYDRSKEPADVKKKEGSTISWGTRAALAKNPKAEVIYHKGDVGKEPMITVFGRSPAEVVYKIEQILKIC; encoded by the coding sequence TTGACAACAACGAAGGTAGCGCTTTCCATCGCAGGAAGCGACTCGGGCGCAGGCGCCGGCATCCAGGCCGACCTAAAGACGTTTTCGGCCCTTGGCGTCTATGGCTGCACCGCCATAACCGCGCTGACCGCGCAGAACACGGAAAAGGTGGCCAAGATACACGAAGTTCCTGCAGACATTGTCGAGGCACAAGTAACGTCAATCATGGCAGACATGCCGCCAGCAGTAATCAAGGTGGGCATGGTCTACAGCCGTCAGGTAATAGACGCCGTTGCAAAGCCGCTAAGGAAAGCAAAAGCGCCAATCGTGCTTGACCCGATACTTGCGGCAGGGACGGGTGCAAAACTGCTAAAGGACGACGCGCTGGACTCGTTTGTTTCAAGGTTGATTCCGCTTGCAACCCTCGTCACGCCAAACAGGATGGAGGCTGAAAAGCTGTCCGGCGTAACGATAAGGAACGAAGGCGGTGATGGCATAGAGGCTGCAAAAAAGCTAAAGGCGCTTGGGGCAAGAAACGTCATCGTAAAGGGCGGCCATTTCGGGAAAAAGACGGTGACTGACATACTGCTGCTTGACGACAACAAGGTAGTAGAGATCACAAACCCCCGCGTCGACATCAAGGAGAGCCACGGCTCGGGCTGCAACTTTTCAGCGGCAGTCACCGCATACCTCGCGCGGGGCATGGCGCTTGAAGAAGCGTGCAGGATGGCAAACGAGTACGTGCACGACGCCATAAAAAATGCGGTAGCAGTGGGAAGGGGTCTGCCGGTCACAAACCCGCTCTCGTCTATCTACAAAGACGCGATGCGCCACAGGGTGCTTGCAGAACTGCAGGCGGCAGTTGACAGGCTTGTTTCGCTTGACGGCTTGTACCGGCTGATACCGGAAACGCAGACGAATTTTGCCTATGCGCTGCCCGACGCCGCGAACCATTCGGAGGTTGCGGCAGTCCGCGGCAGGATGGCAAGGGCAGGAAACGCGGTCGTACAGGTGTCAAGGGTAGAGTTTGGCGCTTCAAGGCACATGGCGTCTGCCGTTCTGGCGTACATGAGCATCAGGCCGGCGACAAGGGCGGTTGCCAACATCAGGTTTGGCCAGGAGGTCCTTGCCGCGTGCAAGACATTGTTCAAGGAGCAAGTGTCAAGCTATGACAGGAGCAAAGAGCCTGCCGACGTCAAGAAAAAGGAAGGCTCTACAATATCGTGGGGCACAAGGGCCGCGCTTGCAAAAAACCCAAAAGCAGAAGTGATATACCATAAAGGCGACGTTGGCAAGGAGCCCATGATAACCGTCTTTGGCAGGAGCCCTGCAGAGGTAGTTTACAAGATCGAGCAGATATTGAAGATTTGTTGA
- a CDS encoding alkaline phosphatase family protein yields MRKDGVKIVYVLLDGIGDLPHPALNDLTPLEAAYTPNLDALARNGAMGRVITVGKGIAPQSDIAVFNMLGYSFRDGGYVGRGVIESIGCNIDFQDGDLALRGNFATVDDKNNKITDRRAGRVISKEEATAVCKTLENSIKFSDKDASIALVPTVAHRVVIRIHHSKMKLSDKITNTDPAYDKVEGMGVAKATSDDIYVQEAKAQDDSKEARMAAMLVNEFTEQTIKILRDHPVNVARKAAGRNPMNCILARDSGNRFPQVQPINKKYGISIGCIVEMPVEVGISKVLGMKMYEAGSLDDYELKARVAAKSLKTVDAVYVHLKGPDEFGHDGDAKGKKRNLEEIDKRFFGVLAKELAGVKNPVIVVSGDHSTPCIKKAHSDDPVPLLVSGNGVRQDGSARFTEGYGRKGSLGLLMGADVVSTALKLATDRQ; encoded by the coding sequence ATGAGAAAAGACGGTGTTAAAATTGTCTACGTTCTCCTTGATGGCATCGGCGACCTGCCGCACCCGGCGTTAAACGACCTCACGCCGCTTGAAGCCGCCTACACGCCAAACCTTGACGCCCTTGCAAGGAACGGCGCGATGGGCCGCGTGATAACCGTCGGAAAGGGCATCGCGCCGCAGTCCGACATTGCCGTCTTTAACATGCTCGGCTACAGTTTCCGCGACGGAGGCTACGTCGGCCGCGGAGTTATCGAGTCGATAGGCTGCAACATTGACTTTCAAGACGGCGACCTTGCCCTGCGAGGCAACTTTGCAACCGTCGACGACAAGAACAACAAGATAACCGACAGGCGCGCTGGCAGGGTAATTTCCAAAGAAGAGGCAACGGCCGTCTGCAAGACCCTTGAAAACAGCATCAAGTTCAGCGACAAGGACGCCTCAATCGCGCTTGTCCCGACCGTCGCCCACCGCGTGGTGATCAGGATACACCACAGCAAGATGAAACTATCAGACAAGATAACAAACACGGACCCGGCCTACGACAAGGTCGAGGGCATGGGAGTCGCCAAGGCAACATCCGACGACATTTACGTCCAAGAGGCCAAGGCGCAGGACGACAGCAAGGAGGCCAGGATGGCTGCGATGCTTGTAAACGAGTTTACAGAGCAGACAATCAAGATACTGCGCGACCACCCTGTCAACGTTGCAAGAAAGGCGGCAGGCAGAAACCCGATGAACTGCATACTTGCCCGCGATTCGGGCAACAGGTTCCCACAAGTCCAGCCCATCAACAAGAAATACGGCATATCGATTGGCTGCATCGTAGAGATGCCGGTTGAAGTCGGCATCTCCAAGGTACTTGGCATGAAGATGTACGAGGCCGGTTCACTTGACGATTACGAGTTAAAGGCAAGAGTAGCAGCAAAGAGCCTGAAGACGGTTGACGCCGTATACGTCCATTTGAAGGGCCCCGACGAGTTTGGCCACGACGGCGACGCCAAGGGCAAAAAACGCAACCTCGAAGAAATCGACAAGCGCTTCTTTGGCGTCCTTGCCAAGGAGCTGGCAGGCGTGAAAAACCCTGTAATAGTGGTGTCCGGCGACCACTCTACTCCCTGCATCAAAAAAGCGCACAGCGATGACCCGGTCCCGCTGCTCGTGTCTGGAAACGGCGTCAGGCAGGATGGTAGCGCCCGCTTTACAGAAGGCTATGGCAGAAAGGGAAGCCTCGGCCTCCTGATGGGCGCAGATGTCGTCTCGACAGCGCTAAAACTGGCTACTGACAGACAATAA